The following are from one region of the Pseudomonadales bacterium genome:
- a CDS encoding tyrosine-type recombinase/integrase, whose product MLTIQEIKNAKPTDKQRKLFDRDGLYLVVTPAGGKLWRGKYRVNGKEKTLSLGPYPKIGLAEARERWADARKLDDPSAAKRAEKEQQAGASTMPTFLEVANEWHRRQSPGWTKKHASQVWRSLDIDILPKLGPRPVDQIQPMEIMALIEGIEDRGAGEIATRVLQRVRAVFSRAVALGYRDVNPAGELHNHLKPRKKGQQTALAAEELPAFLHALDAYNGDAATRLGLRLLILTLARTSEVREAKWTEFDREQGMWAVPAERMKNRREHRVPLSQQALATLEELHKVTGHSQWLMPGRLEDKPASQNTMIFAVYRMGFHKRTTVHGFRALASTILNEAVTEVDGKKHRMWSVDAVERALAHTEQNKVKGAYDRGDRFEERTRLMQWWADYLDAVTKAPNKKR is encoded by the coding sequence ATGCTGACGATCCAGGAAATCAAGAACGCGAAACCGACCGACAAGCAGCGCAAGCTGTTTGATCGCGATGGCCTGTACCTGGTTGTCACGCCGGCCGGCGGCAAGCTTTGGCGCGGCAAGTACCGCGTCAACGGCAAGGAGAAGACGCTCAGCCTGGGCCCGTACCCGAAGATCGGGTTGGCCGAGGCTCGGGAACGATGGGCCGATGCCCGAAAGCTCGACGATCCCTCTGCCGCCAAGCGTGCCGAGAAGGAACAGCAGGCTGGCGCGTCGACGATGCCCACCTTCCTCGAGGTGGCGAACGAGTGGCACCGGCGCCAGTCGCCTGGTTGGACCAAGAAGCACGCCTCGCAGGTCTGGCGGTCGCTCGACATCGACATCCTGCCAAAGCTCGGCCCCCGCCCCGTCGACCAGATCCAGCCCATGGAGATCATGGCGCTGATCGAAGGCATCGAGGATCGCGGCGCCGGCGAGATCGCGACGAGGGTGCTGCAGCGAGTGCGCGCCGTCTTCTCCCGGGCCGTGGCGCTCGGCTACCGAGACGTGAACCCGGCCGGCGAGCTCCACAATCACCTGAAGCCGCGAAAGAAGGGACAACAGACCGCACTTGCCGCCGAGGAGCTGCCGGCGTTCCTGCACGCACTCGATGCCTACAACGGCGACGCGGCGACACGCCTGGGTCTGCGCCTGCTGATCCTCACCCTCGCCCGCACCAGCGAGGTCCGCGAAGCAAAGTGGACCGAGTTCGACCGTGAGCAAGGGATGTGGGCGGTTCCGGCGGAGCGTATGAAAAACCGCCGCGAACACCGCGTGCCCCTATCGCAGCAGGCGCTCGCCACGCTCGAGGAGCTGCACAAGGTTACCGGCCATTCACAGTGGCTGATGCCAGGCCGGCTCGAGGACAAGCCGGCCAGCCAGAACACCATGATCTTCGCCGTCTACCGGATGGGCTTCCACAAGCGCACTACCGTCCACGGCTTTCGCGCCCTGGCTTCGACGATCCTGAACGAGGCCGTCACGGAGGTCGACGGGAAGAAACATCGCATGTGGTCGGTCGATGCCGTGGAGCGTGCCCTGGCTCACACCGAGCAGAACAAGGTCAAGGGTGCCTACGACAGGGGCGACCGGTTCGAGGAGCGGACGCGCCTGATGCAATGGTGGGCCGACTATCTCGACGCAGTCACGAAGGCGCCGAATAAGAAGCGGTGA
- a CDS encoding tetratricopeptide repeat protein, producing the protein MIDLRSARIALLASLALAHLPCGIARAAESSAPPAARGYEARTYIERSVNLIQEGHYDLARTYLAPTLIDHRLNPLERSRAYYLHGYSLYAQQRYVSARKDYVRALEFNPGNAAAQVALGGLYYRGEGVDPDPRLAFGFFEQAAAQDHPEALLYMGYAYLEGRGVEQDLAQARSRLQKAADNGSSEAMIFLGRSYREPVTDSPDPALAQSWYQRAYEAGEVDGLVAQAFMYRDGELGSADIDRAFELFSQAAGEGSSAAKLSLGHMYLVGEGTVPDPGRARELFEAAIAQGNYGGAVNLGHMFEVGLGVEKNPDTALHWYEMGAAADNPQAQLRAFYLLLRRGEAEAAANWLARAARHDLPQAHNDYAWLLSTSRQDHMRDGQRALTYAQLAVNRQSSPAYLDTLAAAYAELGRFPEAIATQQRAIGLITDQTSEEARALAEHLAAYQAQQPWRE; encoded by the coding sequence ATGATTGACCTCCGCTCAGCCCGGATCGCCCTCCTGGCCAGCCTGGCGCTGGCGCACCTGCCCTGCGGCATCGCCCGGGCTGCAGAATCATCCGCTCCACCCGCGGCCCGGGGTTACGAAGCCCGCACTTATATCGAGCGCTCCGTGAACCTGATTCAGGAAGGGCACTACGACCTCGCCCGCACCTATCTGGCGCCGACCCTGATCGATCATCGCCTCAATCCGCTCGAGCGCTCCCGCGCCTACTATCTGCACGGCTACAGTCTCTACGCTCAGCAGCGCTATGTGTCGGCCCGCAAGGACTACGTGCGCGCCCTGGAATTCAACCCGGGCAACGCGGCGGCACAGGTTGCGCTGGGCGGGCTCTATTACCGGGGCGAGGGTGTCGATCCGGATCCCCGGCTCGCCTTCGGCTTCTTTGAGCAGGCCGCAGCGCAGGATCATCCCGAGGCCCTCCTTTATATGGGCTATGCCTACCTCGAAGGCCGCGGTGTCGAGCAGGATCTCGCACAGGCCCGCTCCCGTCTGCAGAAGGCTGCCGATAACGGCAGTTCCGAAGCCATGATCTTCCTCGGCCGCAGCTACCGGGAGCCGGTGACCGACAGCCCGGATCCGGCACTTGCCCAGTCCTGGTACCAGCGCGCTTATGAGGCAGGCGAAGTAGACGGCCTGGTGGCCCAGGCCTTCATGTATCGGGACGGGGAACTGGGCAGTGCTGATATCGATCGCGCCTTCGAGCTGTTCAGCCAGGCTGCCGGCGAGGGTTCGAGCGCGGCCAAGCTGAGCCTTGGTCATATGTACCTGGTGGGCGAAGGTACCGTGCCGGATCCCGGCCGGGCGCGGGAGCTGTTCGAGGCCGCCATCGCCCAGGGCAACTATGGCGGTGCGGTGAATCTGGGCCATATGTTCGAAGTGGGGCTGGGTGTGGAGAAGAATCCGGACACTGCCCTGCACTGGTATGAGATGGGCGCCGCGGCTGACAACCCCCAGGCCCAGTTGCGCGCCTTTTATCTGCTGCTGCGCCGGGGTGAAGCCGAAGCGGCGGCAAACTGGCTGGCCAGAGCCGCCCGCCACGATCTGCCCCAGGCACACAACGACTACGCCTGGCTGCTTTCCACCAGCCGGCAGGACCACATGCGCGATGGTCAGCGGGCCCTCACCTATGCGCAACTTGCTGTGAATCGCCAGAGTTCGCCCGCCTATCTCGACACGCTGGCCGCCGCCTACGCCGAGCTCGGTCGATTTCCGGAGGCCATTGCCACACAGCAGCGCGCAATCGGCCTGATCACCGATCAGACCTCAGAGGAAGCCCGCGCCCTGGCCGAACATCTCGCCGCTTACCAGGCACAGCAACCCTGGCGGGAGTAA
- a CDS encoding acyl-CoA dehydrogenase family protein: MFMDLDINVTDTERAVRETTHRFAQDVMRPLGQKLDKLTPEAVIAEDSALWDAFRQYGDLGLDVLGNGDGGLTPLEQARIRYITSEELGWGDAGLAIALGVRGFPMMMAQLSGNPELVDLVKDNTTGCWAITEPDHGSDMLDFNEQIKAPGAEHGRPNIVAKKQGDDYLISGQKSSWVSCGTIAQAAALFTAVDNGGPGLDHAVFVVPLDLPGVSRGKALDKIGQRALNQGEIFFDGVRVPRSYMAVPPEAYSATADMVLTNANTGMGTLFAGLARAALELAVDYAKERKQGGVPIINHQSVRGRLFEMFRQVEAARALNRSVVCSNALNGPRLEYAIASKVTSTQTAFDVASEALQIFGGNGTSREYPIEKIFRDARASMIEDGCNYVLGQVAATRF; this comes from the coding sequence ATGTTCATGGATCTCGATATCAACGTCACCGATACCGAGCGCGCGGTACGTGAAACCACACACCGGTTCGCGCAGGATGTGATGCGCCCGCTGGGGCAGAAGCTCGACAAACTCACACCGGAAGCAGTGATTGCGGAAGATTCGGCGCTCTGGGATGCATTCAGGCAGTACGGCGACCTCGGTCTGGACGTGCTCGGCAACGGCGACGGCGGACTGACCCCACTGGAACAGGCACGCATCCGCTATATCACCAGCGAAGAACTCGGCTGGGGAGACGCCGGTCTCGCAATCGCCCTTGGCGTCCGGGGATTCCCCATGATGATGGCGCAGCTTTCGGGCAACCCGGAACTCGTCGATCTGGTGAAGGACAACACCACCGGCTGCTGGGCCATTACCGAACCCGATCATGGTTCTGACATGCTCGATTTCAACGAGCAGATCAAGGCGCCCGGGGCGGAACACGGACGGCCGAACATCGTCGCGAAGAAGCAGGGCGACGACTATCTGATCAGTGGTCAGAAGTCCTCCTGGGTTTCCTGCGGCACCATCGCCCAGGCGGCTGCGCTGTTCACTGCAGTCGACAACGGCGGGCCAGGACTGGATCACGCCGTATTTGTGGTACCTCTCGACCTGCCTGGCGTATCGCGCGGCAAGGCCCTCGACAAGATCGGCCAGCGCGCGCTCAATCAGGGAGAAATTTTCTTCGATGGCGTCCGTGTCCCCCGTTCCTATATGGCTGTGCCTCCGGAAGCCTACTCGGCGACAGCGGATATGGTCCTGACCAACGCAAATACCGGGATGGGAACCCTGTTCGCCGGTCTCGCCCGGGCCGCGCTGGAACTCGCCGTCGATTACGCTAAGGAACGAAAGCAGGGCGGGGTGCCGATCATCAATCACCAGAGCGTGCGCGGACGCCTGTTCGAAATGTTCAGGCAGGTGGAGGCAGCCAGGGCACTGAACCGCAGCGTCGTCTGCTCGAACGCGCTCAACGGACCCAGACTCGAATACGCCATCGCATCGAAGGTTACCTCCACCCAGACAGCCTTCGACGTCGCCAGCGAAGCGCTGCAGATTTTCGGCGGCAACGGCACGAGCCGTGAATACCCCATCGAAAAGATCTTCCGGGATGCACGCGCCTCGATGATCGAAGACGGCTGCAACTATGTACTCGGTCAGGTTGCCGCCACCCGCTTTTAA
- a CDS encoding nitroreductase family protein, with protein sequence MELREAIGRRRSIRFVKTYKPVEPEKIQRMFEAARIASHWGNVQTLKAVAVFRDTASPEVLDAITATVVGWQVKIAPVVIVWYIDPNMLDEQSDRLRELLDIGALGFGDRETKVNGLEKQLIPLFRNLIEPMKNPGMSEVDCGQGIAQATLMAYEQGLGTCCLGTPNGPQILKILGVPEHCRVLLLQTVGYPLEHWEAGGQRPRRPFGDLFKMNHFSQPFPRDEAAVAELTRDGMFTRPAPLPEREAELDFLQKALNLKAPGLL encoded by the coding sequence ATGGAACTCAGAGAAGCCATCGGTCGTCGGCGTTCGATCCGTTTCGTCAAAACCTACAAGCCGGTCGAGCCGGAGAAGATCCAGCGCATGTTCGAAGCAGCGCGCATCGCCTCGCACTGGGGAAACGTGCAGACGCTCAAAGCAGTGGCCGTATTCCGTGACACAGCGTCTCCGGAAGTCCTCGATGCCATCACCGCAACCGTCGTCGGCTGGCAGGTGAAGATCGCACCCGTGGTGATCGTCTGGTACATCGATCCGAACATGCTGGATGAACAGAGTGATCGGCTGCGGGAACTCCTGGACATAGGTGCTCTCGGTTTCGGCGACCGGGAGACGAAGGTCAACGGTCTGGAAAAACAGCTGATCCCGCTGTTCAGGAATCTCATCGAGCCGATGAAGAACCCGGGTATGAGCGAAGTGGACTGCGGACAGGGCATCGCCCAGGCCACGCTGATGGCGTATGAGCAGGGCCTCGGCACCTGCTGTCTCGGCACGCCGAACGGGCCACAAATCCTGAAGATTCTCGGTGTGCCCGAGCACTGCCGGGTACTGCTTCTACAGACAGTGGGCTATCCGCTCGAGCACTGGGAGGCTGGCGGCCAGAGACCGCGTCGACCCTTCGGGGACCTCTTCAAAATGAACCACTTCTCCCAGCCTTTTCCCCGGGACGAAGCAGCCGTCGCCGAACTCACCCGTGATGGCATGTTCACTCGACCCGCACCGCTGCCGGAGCGGGAAGCCGAGCTGGACTTCCTGCAGAAAGCGCTCAACCTCAAAGCACCCGGACTGCTGTAA
- a CDS encoding thiolase family protein — MKLNAYITGVGMTHFGRHMDLGLKAIGGDAIRRAIADAGISDDAIEAAYVGNAAAGLITGQECIRGQVVLRGAGIGRIPVINVENACASASTALNQAAAMVSAGLYDIVLAVGVEKMYSEDKRRTFSAFSGAVDVEALAEVMENLKKSAQAGGASAASTGAGETRSMFMDIYASAARAHMKAYGTTVEQFAGVSAKNSLHGSLNERAQFRQALSVAEVLAEPMIAEPLTRPMCSPIGDGGAAVIVMSEKKVKELGLGSQAVRIVASSLHSGWDRSPDSPGLADYCIQEAYDEAGIGPDDLNVIELHDASAPAEIMTYESLQLCGKGEGGRLIDEGTTRLGGRLPVNTSGGLLRKGHPIGATGIAQIVELTEQLLGRSGRRQVDGARVGLAHNGGGSIGNDAAAQCVTILRR; from the coding sequence ATGAAACTCAACGCCTACATCACCGGCGTCGGCATGACGCACTTCGGCAGACACATGGACCTCGGTCTGAAGGCCATCGGCGGAGATGCCATCCGTCGGGCAATAGCGGACGCCGGCATATCGGACGACGCCATTGAGGCCGCTTACGTCGGCAATGCAGCGGCCGGTCTGATCACCGGTCAGGAGTGCATCCGTGGTCAGGTCGTGCTCCGCGGCGCTGGAATCGGCAGGATTCCGGTGATCAACGTCGAAAACGCCTGTGCGAGCGCATCCACCGCACTCAATCAGGCTGCCGCCATGGTCAGCGCAGGGCTGTATGACATTGTGCTCGCCGTGGGTGTGGAAAAGATGTACTCCGAAGACAAGCGCCGGACCTTCAGCGCTTTCAGCGGCGCTGTGGATGTGGAAGCGCTGGCCGAAGTGATGGAAAACCTGAAAAAGAGCGCCCAGGCCGGCGGTGCCTCAGCGGCGAGCACCGGTGCCGGAGAGACCCGCTCGATGTTCATGGACATCTATGCTTCCGCCGCACGGGCTCACATGAAAGCCTACGGCACCACGGTGGAACAGTTCGCTGGTGTCTCGGCGAAAAATTCCCTGCATGGCAGCCTGAACGAACGCGCCCAGTTCCGTCAGGCGCTCTCGGTTGCCGAGGTGCTGGCGGAGCCGATGATCGCCGAGCCCCTGACCCGGCCGATGTGTTCGCCCATTGGCGACGGTGGGGCCGCCGTGATCGTGATGAGCGAAAAAAAGGTGAAGGAACTCGGTCTTGGCAGTCAGGCAGTACGGATTGTCGCCTCGTCTCTGCACTCGGGCTGGGATCGCAGCCCGGATTCGCCTGGACTCGCCGACTACTGCATCCAGGAAGCGTATGACGAAGCTGGAATCGGACCCGACGATCTCAATGTGATCGAACTGCACGATGCTTCCGCACCCGCCGAGATCATGACCTACGAGTCTCTGCAGCTCTGTGGGAAAGGCGAAGGGGGTCGTCTCATCGACGAGGGAACGACGCGGCTCGGTGGTCGCCTGCCGGTGAATACCTCCGGCGGACTGCTGCGCAAAGGTCACCCGATCGGTGCCACGGGCATCGCCCAGATCGTCGAACTCACCGAACAGCTGCTCGGCCGCAGCGGCAGGCGCCAGGTCGATGGTGCCCGGGTGGGGCTCGCGCACAATGGTGGCGGCTCGATCGGCAACGACGCGGCGGCGCAGTGCGTCACCATACTGCGCCGGTAG
- a CDS encoding AMP-binding protein, translating into MRERNPLILADYVAGKAEKKPDHLVVTFEGAGVREDETRTYQQLFDNGNRVAAAFIERGMARGDRFATLMQNHPEFIECLLGASISGCVAVPIDPRTRGDKLAYTLNNSEARGVVCALYSLPQVIDVAPSVPTLEWVLVLEDAEGGGHASLQDLPIAESFDSVYSRPARVVDVRLQSAEDPLQIIYTSGTTGDPKGVVFANVRFGGAMMGGAMFQWQPGDSPYTGLSLTHGNAQLLTLAPAMGMDLPVVISRKFTKSRLWDITRKYNCTIFNLLGGMATAVYSEPERPDDGDNPVRLVLSAGMPQAIWRNFEKRFNVRIFEMYGAIEGGMALNPPGVGPVGSFGKAPPNLEIRIVDEQGRTCAPGELGELVSRPADGSGVRVEYFRNPQASKQKTEGGWLHSGDICHQDEEGWLYFDFRKGGGIRHNGDFINPGFVEKVLAEDPQITDVFVYGVPAASGSPGERDVVAAVVAVDPARFDPQKVFARCRTELEANFVPSYLQVVEEIPKTASEKPQERFLLERFAVDAAGVYSPGR; encoded by the coding sequence ATGCGGGAACGAAACCCTCTCATCCTGGCCGACTACGTTGCCGGCAAGGCGGAAAAAAAACCGGATCACCTGGTGGTTACCTTCGAAGGCGCCGGTGTGCGCGAGGACGAAACCCGCACCTACCAGCAGCTGTTCGACAACGGCAACCGGGTAGCTGCCGCTTTCATCGAGCGGGGCATGGCTCGTGGCGACCGCTTCGCGACGCTGATGCAGAACCATCCGGAGTTCATCGAGTGTCTGCTGGGGGCATCAATCAGCGGCTGTGTAGCGGTTCCCATCGATCCCCGTACCCGGGGTGACAAGCTCGCATACACCCTGAACAACTCGGAAGCCCGCGGTGTGGTGTGCGCCCTGTACAGCCTGCCACAGGTGATCGATGTCGCCCCTTCGGTACCGACCCTGGAGTGGGTGCTGGTGCTGGAAGATGCCGAGGGTGGCGGCCACGCCAGCCTCCAGGACCTGCCGATCGCCGAGTCCTTCGATTCGGTCTATTCAAGGCCGGCCAGAGTCGTCGACGTCCGCCTGCAATCGGCGGAGGACCCATTGCAGATCATCTATACCTCCGGCACCACGGGTGATCCGAAAGGCGTCGTCTTCGCCAACGTCCGCTTCGGCGGTGCAATGATGGGTGGAGCCATGTTTCAGTGGCAGCCCGGTGACAGCCCTTATACCGGTCTGTCACTGACCCACGGTAATGCCCAGCTGCTCACCCTGGCACCGGCGATGGGCATGGACCTTCCCGTGGTGATTTCCCGCAAATTCACCAAATCCCGCCTCTGGGACATCACCCGGAAATACAACTGCACCATCTTCAATCTGCTCGGCGGCATGGCGACCGCCGTGTACAGCGAACCTGAGCGTCCGGACGATGGCGACAATCCGGTGCGGCTGGTGCTCTCCGCGGGCATGCCGCAGGCCATCTGGCGGAACTTCGAGAAGCGCTTCAATGTCCGCATATTCGAAATGTACGGCGCCATCGAAGGCGGCATGGCACTGAACCCACCGGGCGTCGGGCCGGTTGGCAGTTTTGGCAAAGCGCCACCCAATCTCGAGATCCGCATCGTCGATGAACAGGGCAGGACCTGTGCGCCGGGGGAACTCGGTGAACTGGTCAGCCGCCCGGCGGATGGCAGCGGTGTGCGCGTCGAATACTTCAGGAATCCTCAGGCATCTAAGCAGAAAACCGAGGGCGGCTGGCTGCACTCCGGTGATATCTGTCATCAGGACGAGGAAGGCTGGCTCTATTTCGATTTCCGGAAAGGCGGCGGCATCCGCCATAACGGTGACTTCATCAATCCCGGCTTCGTGGAAAAGGTACTGGCTGAGGATCCCCAGATCACGGATGTATTCGTCTACGGTGTCCCCGCAGCTTCCGGATCACCGGGTGAGCGGGATGTGGTCGCCGCGGTGGTTGCGGTGGATCCGGCCCGGTTCGACCCGCAGAAAGTGTTTGCACGCTGCCGGACCGAGCTGGAGGCGAACTTTGTGCCATCCTATCTCCAGGTGGTCGAAGAGATCCCGAAGACCGCGTCGGAGAAACCGCAGGAACGCTTCCTGCTGGAACGCTTTGCGGTCGATGCGGCAGGCGTCTACTCCCCCGGTCGCTGA
- a CDS encoding acyl-CoA dehydrogenase family protein: protein MGTDQQTHEIFNQAPDLAGTNLFSTDHTLQRIVAHYDGAWGNDALTDYGRLAGGELAEQGHLANRHTPELRTHDRYGRRIDVVEFHPAYHHLMRTAIAGGVHALPWSTPRPGAHVVRAALELLHNQADSGTDCPLTMTFASIPALRGNPELAALWEPGILSHHYDGRNLPYTEKRGLTLGMGMTEKQGGTDVRANTSRATLLNEHIAGGECAELTGHKWFCSAPMSDGFLTLAKLNGQLSCFLMPRWRPDGSRNNLYLQRLKDKLGNRSNASSELEFRDAFAWLIGEPGRGVAAIIPMVALTRFNCMVGSTAIMRQAVQQVINHIRHRSVSGKKLIDQPLMRNVAADLVLETEAALWLTFRVARALDHRESDPAEDLFVRLVTALGKYWICKRAPQHINEAQECLGGLGYVEEYVLPRLYREAPVNSIWEGSGNVQCLDVLRALQRSPESVDVLLQEIEGSTGAHRVFDQAVQGLRAQITAAAGDESMARIVVERMAILLQAALLLRHTNEAVSAAFVTSRLQPTTLAYGGITDAAAIAVLLQTIEPADRTRL, encoded by the coding sequence ATGGGCACAGACCAGCAGACACACGAAATATTCAACCAGGCGCCCGATCTGGCAGGCACCAACCTGTTCAGCACCGATCACACGCTGCAGAGGATCGTTGCACACTACGACGGAGCCTGGGGAAACGACGCGCTCACCGATTACGGCAGGCTGGCTGGCGGCGAACTGGCAGAGCAGGGCCATCTTGCGAATCGGCATACCCCGGAACTGCGCACCCACGATCGCTACGGGCGGCGGATCGACGTCGTCGAATTCCACCCCGCCTACCACCACCTGATGCGCACGGCGATTGCCGGGGGTGTGCATGCGCTGCCCTGGTCTACACCCCGCCCGGGCGCGCATGTCGTCCGCGCCGCACTGGAACTGCTGCACAACCAGGCGGATTCCGGCACCGATTGCCCGCTCACCATGACCTTCGCGTCTATCCCGGCGCTGCGCGGTAATCCGGAGCTGGCCGCGCTCTGGGAACCCGGCATCCTGTCGCATCACTACGATGGCCGGAACCTGCCCTACACCGAAAAGCGCGGCCTGACACTGGGCATGGGCATGACCGAAAAGCAGGGCGGCACCGATGTCCGGGCAAACACCAGCCGCGCGACGCTTCTCAATGAGCACATCGCGGGTGGTGAGTGCGCCGAGCTCACCGGCCACAAATGGTTCTGCTCGGCGCCCATGTCAGACGGGTTTCTCACCCTCGCAAAACTCAATGGCCAGTTGAGCTGCTTCCTGATGCCGCGCTGGCGGCCTGATGGCAGCCGCAACAACCTCTACCTGCAGCGCCTGAAAGACAAGCTGGGTAATCGCTCCAATGCCTCCAGTGAACTCGAGTTCCGTGACGCTTTTGCCTGGCTGATCGGAGAACCGGGACGCGGGGTTGCCGCAATCATTCCGATGGTGGCGCTGACCCGGTTCAACTGCATGGTGGGGTCCACAGCGATCATGCGGCAGGCCGTGCAGCAGGTGATCAATCACATCCGGCATCGCTCGGTGAGTGGAAAAAAGCTCATCGACCAGCCGCTCATGCGCAACGTCGCCGCCGATCTGGTCCTCGAAACCGAAGCCGCACTCTGGTTGACTTTCCGGGTGGCGCGCGCCCTCGATCATCGTGAGTCGGATCCCGCAGAGGATCTGTTTGTCCGCCTGGTGACCGCACTGGGCAAGTACTGGATCTGCAAACGCGCACCACAACACATCAACGAAGCCCAGGAATGTCTCGGCGGTCTGGGTTATGTCGAAGAGTATGTGCTACCGCGTCTGTACCGTGAAGCACCGGTAAACTCGATCTGGGAAGGCAGCGGCAACGTGCAGTGCCTGGATGTGCTGCGGGCACTGCAGCGTTCACCGGAATCCGTCGACGTTCTGCTGCAGGAAATCGAAGGCTCGACGGGAGCACACCGGGTCTTTGATCAGGCCGTGCAGGGGCTCAGAGCACAGATAACGGCTGCAGCGGGCGATGAGTCTATGGCCCGGATCGTCGTGGAACGCATGGCGATCCTTCTGCAGGCGGCACTGCTGTTGCGCCATACGAACGAAGCTGTCAGCGCTGCATTCGTCACATCCCGCCTGCAACCCACCACCCTGGCATATGGGGGGATCACCGATGCAGCGGCGATCGCCGTTCTGCTGCAGACGATCGAGCCCGCTGACCGGACCCGGCTCTGA